A single region of the Actinoplanes sp. SE50/110 genome encodes:
- a CDS encoding FtsW/RodA/SpoVE family cell cycle protein: MLLVATFAATVEANQFDKLSGTFWVPPALLSLLFLGLHVVVRFVAPYADPVLIPAVALINGIGVAFLRRLDLARAIANKDPIPGVFAGTGGRQLAWTLASLILAAVLLLVVRDHKVVSRYAYTLGLAGIVLVMIPAVLPGSLSEVNGAKLWIKFGAFSIQPGEFAKLALVSFFAYYLVRKREVLSLASHRFLGLDFPRGRDLGPVLTVWLLSLLVLVFEKDLGTALMYFGLFVVTLYVATERSSWLIIGLLLFFGGVYVAYLLGAAIGGPFANFYDRAQVWLDPFATANYERVGGSYQLVQGLLGLGTGGLFGSGPGGGSPGFIPEVRTDFIFAGLGEEIGLFGLSALLVAYLLIVERGLRAALTVRDSFGKLVAGGLAFTLGLQIFVILGGITGLIPLTGQTTPFLSAGGSSLMANWLLVAMLLRISNAARGPAAGGGQDRPTGPKKAPTQLHGAMTEVIKP; this comes from the coding sequence ATGCTGCTGGTCGCGACGTTCGCGGCCACCGTCGAGGCGAACCAGTTCGACAAGCTCAGCGGTACGTTCTGGGTGCCGCCGGCCCTGCTGAGCCTGCTGTTCCTGGGGCTGCACGTGGTGGTGCGGTTCGTCGCGCCGTACGCCGACCCGGTGCTGATCCCGGCGGTCGCGCTGATCAACGGGATCGGGGTGGCGTTCCTGCGCCGTCTCGACCTGGCCCGGGCGATCGCCAACAAGGACCCGATCCCGGGGGTGTTCGCCGGCACCGGCGGACGCCAGCTGGCCTGGACATTGGCGTCGCTGATCCTGGCCGCGGTGCTGCTGCTGGTGGTGCGTGACCACAAGGTGGTCTCCCGGTACGCGTACACGCTGGGCCTGGCCGGCATCGTGCTGGTGATGATCCCGGCCGTGCTGCCCGGCAGCCTCTCCGAGGTGAACGGCGCCAAGCTGTGGATCAAGTTCGGCGCGTTCTCGATCCAGCCCGGTGAGTTCGCCAAGCTGGCGCTGGTCTCCTTCTTCGCGTACTACCTGGTCCGCAAGCGTGAGGTGCTCTCGCTGGCCAGCCACCGCTTCCTCGGCCTGGACTTCCCGCGCGGCCGGGACCTGGGCCCGGTGCTCACCGTGTGGCTGCTCAGCCTCCTGGTCCTCGTCTTCGAGAAGGACCTGGGCACCGCCCTGATGTACTTCGGCCTGTTCGTGGTCACCCTGTACGTCGCCACCGAGCGGTCCAGCTGGTTGATCATCGGCCTGCTGCTGTTCTTCGGTGGCGTCTACGTGGCCTACCTGCTGGGCGCCGCGATCGGCGGTCCGTTCGCCAACTTCTACGACCGTGCCCAGGTCTGGCTGGACCCGTTCGCGACCGCCAACTACGAGCGGGTGGGCGGCAGTTACCAGCTCGTCCAGGGCCTGCTCGGGCTGGGCACCGGCGGGCTGTTCGGCTCCGGGCCGGGCGGCGGCTCACCGGGCTTCATCCCCGAGGTCCGCACCGACTTCATCTTCGCCGGCCTGGGTGAGGAGATCGGCCTGTTCGGCCTCTCCGCCCTGCTGGTGGCATACCTGCTGATCGTCGAGCGGGGGCTGCGCGCCGCGCTGACCGTGCGCGACTCGTTCGGCAAGCTGGTCGCCGGCGGCCTGGCCTTTACGCTCGGCCTGCAGATCTTCGTGATCCTCGGCGGTATCACCGGGCTGATCCCGCTGACCGGTCAGACCACCCCGTTCCTGTCCGCCGGTGGCTCCTCGCTGATGGCGAACTGGCTGCTGGTGGCGATGCTGTTGCGGATCTCGAACGCGGCCCGCGGCCCGGCCGCCGGCGGCGGACAGGACCGCCCCACCGGACCGAAGAAGGCCCCCACCCAACTGCACGGCGCCATGACGGAGGTGATCAAGCCGTGA